A segment of the Flavobacteriales bacterium genome:
AGCGTAAGCGCCCGGTACCAATTGCAGTTCCCAAGCGAGTCGGCTCACCACGCCGCCAGCCACGAAGCCGAAGGCGAGCGAAGCCATCATCAGGAATAGGCCCAATTCAAGCAGGCGGCGCGGGAAGGCGTGGTACAGATCGAACGCGCGCAACAACGTGTTGCCGATGAGGGTGGCGAACATGGCGGGAAGGTAATTCTGCGGTTGTTGGGGATTTCGGCCACCACATTGGTTTCGTCGACCCACTGGGTCGACCAAGACCGCAATGGGTTATCCCCCGTCTCACAACCGCAGCGACAGCCCCAGCACCGGCACGCCGAGGAAGAAGAAGTCCGCGAGCTCGCGGTTCACGGCGAAGGCGGCATCGAGGGCCATGGCACGGTGCGTGAAGCGCACGCCATAGCCGTGCACACGGTAGCCGTCGGGGCCGAATGGCAATTGCCAATGCTCGGTGATCAGGCAGAAGTGGTCGGTGAGGTGCACGAGCCCGGCCAGGCCGAATAGCGGACGGTCCTTCATGCCCCGGTCGTCCATGGCTCCGCCAATGGAGATGGTCGCGTGGGCGCGGTCGTTGCCGAGGGTGAGCTGCGCTCCGCCGAGGCCCAGGCTCACGGGAAAGGTGCTGCGCTCGCGCGCCGATGGGCTCACGCTGGTGCGTGCGGCCAGTGCGAAGCCGCCCAAGTGCGCGCCGCCCCCGAGCTTCCCGCTGAAGCTGGCTCGCGCGAACAGCAAGGGCTCGCGCTCGCGGGAGGCCAAACTGCTCACGAGCGAGGCCACCTGCACCCCGCCACCGATGGCCAGGCCCTGCACCGGCGAGAAGCTCGCGCTGTGGAGCAGCACATCATGCACTTGGTAGCAGCCGCGACCGCTTTCCATGGCGATGGCCGAGGTGCCGAAGAGGTAGTGCGTGTCATGCGTGGTGTTCGAGCGAGAACGGTGCAGCATGCGGCTGCCGCGCTTCAGCGGCACGGGGTTGATCGCGGGGGAACCAGGAGGATCGGCACCTTCAGATCCGTAAGCCACGTTAGCCAACGCCAATAGTCCCGGAAGTGCCGCTAAGCGAAGGAGCCACAAGAGCCTGTCCGCGATACCGCTATGTGGATGATGCATTCAATCGGAAAGACGTCCATGAGGCGATCAGGTTTCCTCAGCCCTCCGCCTCCTCCAGCAATTGCTCTTCGTGCAACTGGTTGTACACGCCGCCCTTGTCGATGAGCTCGGCGTGCGTGCCTTCCTCCACCACGCACCCGTGATCGAGCACCAGGATGCGGTCGGCGTCGCGCACGGCGCTGATGCGGTGGCTGATGATCACCGTGGTGCGGCCCTTCATCACGCTGCGCAACTCGCGCAGGATGGCCTCTTCCGTGGCGGTGTCCACGGCGCTCAGGGCATCGTCAAAGAGCAGGATTCGCGGTCGTGCAGCGATGGCCCGGGCGATGCTCACGCGCTGTTTCTGTCCGCCGCTCAGGGTGATGCCGCGCTCGCCCAGCAACGTGTCGTAGCCCTTGGGGAAGCCGATGATGTCGTTGTGCACCTGCGCGGTGCGTGCCGCCTGCACCACCCGTTCCTCCACGTCGGCCGACGGTTCCAAGCGGAAGGCGATGTTGCTGCGGATGCTGTCGCTGAAGAGGAAGACGTCCTGCGGGACGAAGCCGAGCTGATGCCGCAGCCGTGCGAGCTTGATCCGCCGCACATCGATTCCATCAATGAGCACCTGCCCGCTGGTGGGGTCATAAGCGCGGGCGATCAGGTCGGCGAGCGTGCTCTTGCCGCTGCCGGTGTGGCCCACCACGGCAAGGGTTCCTCCGGCAGGCAGGTGGAAGCTCACCTCATGCAGCGCGGTGATCCCCGTATCGGGGTAGGTGAAGCTGACCTTCTTGAAGGTGATGGCGCCGTGGATCTCTTGGAGCTCATCGTCCGCATCGGCGATGGCCGGTTCGGTGGAGAGGAACTCATCGATGCGCACCATACTGGCGCTGGCCTGCTGATTGAGTGAGGTGACCCATCCAAGGCTCGCGAAGGGCCAGGTGAGCATGTTCACGTAGATGATGAATTCGGCGATGTTGCCAACCGTCACGCTGGGGTCGCCGTTGATCAGCTTCAGTCCGCCCACGAGGATGGTGAGCACCGAGCTCACGCCGATCAGCAGCATGATGGCGGGCATGAAGACCGCATCGACCTTGGCCTGCTCCAGGCTGCGTGCGCGGTATTCGCCGGCGGCCTCGCGGAAACGGTCCACGGCCATCGGCTCCTTGGCATAGGCCTTCAGCACGCGGATCCCGCTGAAGGTCTCCTGGGCCAGGGTGCTCAAGCGGCTCTGCTGTTCCTGCACGCGCGCGCTCTTGCGGTTGATGACGTCGCTCACGTAATAGATGGCGATGCTCATCAGCGGGAGCGGGGCCAGCGTCCACAAGGTGAGCTCGGTGTTCACATGCAGCATGAAGCCGATGCACATCACGAAGAGCACCACCAGGTTGATGGTGTACATCACCGCAGGACCGAGGTACATGCGGACCTTGCCCACATCCTCGCTGATGCGGTTCATGAGGTCGCCCGTGCTGTTGCGCTTGTAGAAGGCCCGGTCCAGGCGTTGGTAGTGGTCGAAGACGTTGTTCTTCAGATCGAACTCGATCAGCCGGCTCACCACGATGATCGTCTGCCGCATGAGGAAGAGGAAGAAGCCCTTGAGCAGCGCAAGCGCCAGGTAGAGCAGCGCGAGCAATCCGGCGAGCCAGACGATGGTGCGCGCCAGTTCGCCGCCGTCGCCCAGCCGCTGCACACGGTCGTTCAGCCCGATGCCCGTCCAGCTGACCCAGCGATCCAGGGTATCGGGCACCGCCAGCGTGCGCTCATTGGCGGGCAATTGGAGCTGCGCGAAGCCAGCTGTGATCAGGTCAATGGCCTCGCGCACCACCTGTGGCGCGTAAACGGCGAAAAGGTTGCTGAGCACGATGAACACCGTGCCGAGCAGCAATTGCCAAGGGTACTTGGCGAAGTACGGATTCAGCTTCAGGAGCGGTCGCATCGGGGCGGAAGGGAACTTTCTACTTTTGGCCGCCTTTCCAGCGATGCCCTGTTTTCTTCGGGCGCCAAAGGTAGGCGGGGCCGAAGGGCGGTGCAGGCGCGTTGACCGGTTGAATAAGGCTGGCTTCGTTGCCTGATCCGCACAAGGATCGAACCAACAGAAACAGCGCACCCACATGCCTGCAACAGCCACCAGGACTGCCGCCGAGGCCATCGTGCTCGGCCGCATGGAACAGCACGACCACGAAGAGGTCCTCTTCTGCTTCGACCGCCCCACCGGCCTCAAGGCCATCATCGCCATACACGATACCACCTTGGGCCCAGCCTTGGGCGGCACGCGCATGTGGCCCTACATCAGCGAGGCCGAGGCGCTCAGCGATGTGCTTCGCCTGAGCCGCGGCATGACCTATAAGAGCGCTCTGGCCGGCTTGGACCTCGGCGGCGGCAAGGCCGTGATCATCGGCGATGCCCGCACGCAGAAGACCGAGGCGATGTTCCGCCGCTTCGGCCAATTCGTCGATTCGCTCAACGGGCGCTACATCACCGCCGAGGACGTGGGCATGAGCACCGCCGAGATGGTGAACATCAAGAAAGAGACGAACAGCGTCGCTGGCCTCCCCGAAGAGATGGGCGGCAGCGGTGATCCCAGCCCGGTGACCGCGTACGGCGTGTACTGCGGCATGAAGGCCGCCGCCAAGCAGGCATACGGCAGCGAGAATCTCAGCGGCCGGAAGGTCTCGATCCAAGGCGGCGGCAACGTGGGCCGAGGCCTGGCAGCCTTGCTGGTGAAGGACGGCGCACAGGTCTTCATCACCGATATCCACGACGACAAACTCGCCGCGATAAAGGCCGAGATTCCCGCCGTGAACCTCGTGAAGCCCGAGGCGATCTACGACCTCGAGGTTGACATTTACGCGCCTTGCGCGCTGGGCGCAACCGTGAATGATGACACCCTGGCCAAACTCAAGTGCAGCGTGATCTGCGGCGCCGCCAACAACCAGCTCGCCGATGAAGCCGTGCATGGCAAAGCAGTGATGAAGAAGGGCATCCTTTACGCCCCCGATTTCCTGGTGAACGCCGGCGGCATCATCAACTGCGCCTGGGAGCGCAAGGGCTATAATCGCCAAGCCGCCATGCGCCAGACCGAGGGCATCTACGACACCGCCCTGCGCATCTTCAAGGCCAGCGCCGAGCTCAGCATCCCCACCTACCTGGCCGCCAACCAGGCCGCAGAGCACCGCATCAGCAGCATCCGCGAAGCAGGCTTGCGCTTCTGACCGACATGCTCAATCGCCGCTACCTCCGCATCAAGGTCTATCAAGCACTGTATGCCTATGGGCAGGGCGAGCATGCCAGCACGGCCGCCGTGGAGAAGGAGCTGCATCAGGGCATCGAGCGCACGCACGACCTCTACCTCGCCCTGCTGTTGGCCTTCGGCGAACTGCGGCATGTGGCCGAGCTGCGCATGGAGGAGCGCAAGAGGAAGCACCTGCCCACAGCTGCGGACCTCGATCCCAGCCGCCGTTTCGTGGAGCATGTGATCGTGCGCGACATCGCCCAGAGCGAGCGGCTGCGCCTCGAATGCGAGAAGCGCCGGGTGAGCTGGGTGGGTCACATGGAGCTCTTCACCGCCCTGTTCAAGGCCATGGAGGAGAGCGATGCCTACAAGGCGTACATGGCCGAAACGGCGCCTTCCTTCACGAAGGACCGCGCCTTTGCCGTAGAGCTCCTGAGCGAGCAGATCGCCAACAGCGAGTCCATCCAGGATGTGTTCGAAGCGCGGAGCATCTACTGGCTCGAGGACCTTGACCTGGCAGCCGGCCTGGTGAAGCGTGTGCTGGAGCAATGGCGCGAATCCGACGGCGGCGACCAATGCCTCAACGGCCTCACGCACGACCCGGTAGAGGAGCGCGCCTTCGTGAACGAGCTATTCCGGCAATGCGTGGCGCACGACCAGGAGCACGAAGCGCTCATCGCCGCGAAAGCAAGCAATTGGGACACCGACCGCATCGCCTACACGGACATGATCCTGATGAAGATGGCCCTCACCGAGGCACGCGTCTTCGATCAGATACCGGTGAAGGTCACCCTCAACGAGTACATCGAGGTGGCCAAGGCCTACAGCACCCCCAAGAGCAAGGTCTTCATCAACGGGGTGCTCGACAAGCTATTCGCCGAGATGCGCGCCGATGGCCGCATACGCAAGGTTGGCCGCGGCCTGCTCGAGACCTGAACCGCCATGCGCCACGCCTTGCTGCTCCTCGCTCTAACGCCCGCTCTCCAGGGCTGCTTCCTCACGGATAGCGGCGATCGCGGCGAGGTGAGCACGCGTGACATCAACTTCCCCGCATCGGGCTACGAGCAGCTTGATGCAGAGGACTACCCGCGCATCGCCTTCGAGCGCACAGCGCACGATATGGGCAAGGTGGTCCAGGGCAAGCGCGTGGAGATGCGATTCGCCTTCACCAACGCCGGGGGCAGCCCGCTGGTGATCTCCGCCGTGAACGGCTCCTGCGGCTGCACCGTCGGCAAGGACTGGCCCAAGTCGCCCATCGCACCCGGCAAAGGCGGCGAGATCACCGTGGCATTCGACAGCGAAGGGCGCAGCGGCATGCAGCACAAGAGCGTGACCGTGGTGAGCAATGCCCTCCCAGCGAGCACCGTCCTGACCATCACCGGCGAAGTGATCGGCCCCGAGAATCCAACAAGCACCAACCCCTAAGCAACAAACCGAATGCTCCTCTCCTCTTTCCTCCTTCAGGCAACGCCCGCCGAAACCGGTGCGGGCGGCGGCCCTCAGTTCTGGATCATGATGGGCCTGATCATGGTCGTCTTCTGGTTCTTCATGATCCGCCCCCAGCAGAAGAAGGCAAAGGATGCCAAGAAGTTCCGGGAGTCACTTCAGAAGGGCTCCAAGGTGGTCACCATCGGCGGCATCCACGGAAAAGTGCTGGAAGTGGCGGATACCACCATCCTGCTCGAGGTGGACAGCAACGTGAAGCTCCGCTTCGAGAAGAGCGCCATCGCCATGGACAACACCATGCAGCTGAACGAGGCTGCGAAGGGTTGAATGTTGATAGCCTGAGGGTAGAAGGTTGCAGCCTGCGGCTTGTAGCTTGAAGCGCTCAAGTTGTTCAAGCAGTCAGCCCAGCGGACCTGAGGAACACCTCGAAC
Coding sequences within it:
- a CDS encoding DUF1573 domain-containing protein — protein: MRHALLLLALTPALQGCFLTDSGDRGEVSTRDINFPASGYEQLDAEDYPRIAFERTAHDMGKVVQGKRVEMRFAFTNAGGSPLVISAVNGSCGCTVGKDWPKSPIAPGKGGEITVAFDSEGRSGMQHKSVTVVSNALPASTVLTITGEVIGPENPTSTNP
- a CDS encoding Glu/Leu/Phe/Val dehydrogenase, which produces MEQHDHEEVLFCFDRPTGLKAIIAIHDTTLGPALGGTRMWPYISEAEALSDVLRLSRGMTYKSALAGLDLGGGKAVIIGDARTQKTEAMFRRFGQFVDSLNGRYITAEDVGMSTAEMVNIKKETNSVAGLPEEMGGSGDPSPVTAYGVYCGMKAAAKQAYGSENLSGRKVSIQGGGNVGRGLAALLVKDGAQVFITDIHDDKLAAIKAEIPAVNLVKPEAIYDLEVDIYAPCALGATVNDDTLAKLKCSVICGAANNQLADEAVHGKAVMKKGILYAPDFLVNAGGIINCAWERKGYNRQAAMRQTEGIYDTALRIFKASAELSIPTYLAANQAAEHRISSIREAGLRF
- a CDS encoding ABC transporter ATP-binding protein; its protein translation is MRPLLKLNPYFAKYPWQLLLGTVFIVLSNLFAVYAPQVVREAIDLITAGFAQLQLPANERTLAVPDTLDRWVSWTGIGLNDRVQRLGDGGELARTIVWLAGLLALLYLALALLKGFFLFLMRQTIIVVSRLIEFDLKNNVFDHYQRLDRAFYKRNSTGDLMNRISEDVGKVRMYLGPAVMYTINLVVLFVMCIGFMLHVNTELTLWTLAPLPLMSIAIYYVSDVINRKSARVQEQQSRLSTLAQETFSGIRVLKAYAKEPMAVDRFREAAGEYRARSLEQAKVDAVFMPAIMLLIGVSSVLTILVGGLKLINGDPSVTVGNIAEFIIYVNMLTWPFASLGWVTSLNQQASASMVRIDEFLSTEPAIADADDELQEIHGAITFKKVSFTYPDTGITALHEVSFHLPAGGTLAVVGHTGSGKSTLADLIARAYDPTSGQVLIDGIDVRRIKLARLRHQLGFVPQDVFLFSDSIRSNIAFRLEPSADVEERVVQAARTAQVHNDIIGFPKGYDTLLGERGITLSGGQKQRVSIARAIAARPRILLFDDALSAVDTATEEAILRELRSVMKGRTTVIISHRISAVRDADRILVLDHGCVVEEGTHAELIDKGGVYNQLHEEQLLEEAEG
- a CDS encoding transcription antitermination protein NusB; the encoded protein is MLNRRYLRIKVYQALYAYGQGEHASTAAVEKELHQGIERTHDLYLALLLAFGELRHVAELRMEERKRKHLPTAADLDPSRRFVEHVIVRDIAQSERLRLECEKRRVSWVGHMELFTALFKAMEESDAYKAYMAETAPSFTKDRAFAVELLSEQIANSESIQDVFEARSIYWLEDLDLAAGLVKRVLEQWRESDGGDQCLNGLTHDPVEERAFVNELFRQCVAHDQEHEALIAAKASNWDTDRIAYTDMILMKMALTEARVFDQIPVKVTLNEYIEVAKAYSTPKSKVFINGVLDKLFAEMRADGRIRKVGRGLLET
- the yajC gene encoding preprotein translocase subunit YajC; this translates as MLLSSFLLQATPAETGAGGGPQFWIMMGLIMVVFWFFMIRPQQKKAKDAKKFRESLQKGSKVVTIGGIHGKVLEVADTTILLEVDSNVKLRFEKSAIAMDNTMQLNEAAKG